In Frondihabitans sp. PAMC 28766, a genomic segment contains:
- a CDS encoding CoA ester lyase has translation MTTSTGTPATSRPRPDAEIARSWLLVNATKTDSFDAAARSRADQIVLDIEDAVDPKAKPEARDGVVKWLSEGGSAWVRINDRSTDFWSDDVDALVGLPGLLGVMLAKTEAAEHVTETFDRLHGAKPVLALVESALGIEIAPSIASARGAFRLAFGSGDYRRDTGTSADDMAMSYPRSRLVIASRIGNLPGPIDGPTVGSSHGVLREQSTIAVNLGLTGKLCLDTDQLPVINEVISPTPSDTAWARDFLADFEARGRVIRDGSDLPRLGRAQKIERLATAFGVQPS, from the coding sequence ATGACCACCTCCACCGGCACTCCCGCCACCTCCCGACCCCGCCCCGATGCCGAGATAGCCCGCTCGTGGCTGCTCGTGAACGCGACGAAGACCGACTCGTTCGACGCTGCTGCACGCTCTCGCGCCGACCAGATCGTGCTCGACATCGAAGACGCCGTCGACCCGAAGGCGAAGCCCGAGGCTCGCGACGGCGTCGTGAAGTGGCTGAGCGAGGGCGGTAGCGCGTGGGTGCGCATCAACGACCGCTCGACCGACTTCTGGTCGGACGACGTCGACGCGCTCGTCGGGCTGCCGGGCTTGCTGGGCGTCATGCTCGCCAAGACCGAGGCCGCCGAGCACGTCACCGAGACGTTCGACCGGCTGCACGGCGCGAAGCCCGTGCTCGCCCTCGTCGAGTCCGCCCTCGGCATCGAGATCGCGCCGTCGATCGCGAGCGCCCGAGGGGCGTTCCGTCTCGCGTTCGGCTCGGGCGACTACCGCCGCGACACCGGCACGAGCGCCGACGACATGGCCATGTCGTACCCGCGCTCGCGGCTCGTCATCGCCTCGCGCATCGGCAACCTGCCCGGCCCGATCGACGGCCCGACGGTCGGGTCGAGCCACGGCGTGCTGCGCGAGCAGTCGACCATCGCCGTCAACCTCGGGCTCACCGGCAAGCTCTGCCTCGACACCGACCAGTTGCCCGTCATCAACGAGGTCATCAGCCCGACGCCGTCCGACACGGCCTGGGCCCGCGACTTCCTGGCCGACTTCGAGGCGCGCGGGCGCGTGATCCGCGACGGCAGCGACCTGCCGCGCCTCGGCCGCGCCCAGAAGATCGAGCGCCTCGCCACCGCCTTCGGCGTGCAGCCCAGCTAG
- a CDS encoding IclR family transcriptional regulator, with product MKDVPVATVHSSRSVVTPGGTESSDRVADVLLLFGHASGPLGVTEIARTLGLNKTVVHRILQSLTSRSLTQNALHSSSYVLGPAAIGLGSRALGQVDVRRLAAPILRKLRDDTNETSTLSVLAGHSRIYVDQYESPQEVKMVVDIGPRLPLHSGASSRSILAFLGAQFVAEAVEQLASEAPEFDEKAYRDRLETVRAEGYAVSLNERNTGAASIAAPFFDSAGNVIGSISSSGPVARYAQTQSEHIQQVVDAAAAITALLGA from the coding sequence ATGAAAGACGTGCCCGTGGCTACCGTTCACTCGTCCCGTTCGGTGGTGACACCCGGCGGGACCGAGTCCTCCGATCGAGTCGCGGACGTGCTGCTGCTCTTCGGCCACGCCTCCGGCCCCCTGGGAGTCACCGAGATAGCACGCACTCTCGGCCTGAACAAAACGGTCGTCCATCGGATTCTTCAGTCGCTCACCTCGCGTTCGCTCACTCAGAACGCTCTCCACTCCTCCAGCTACGTGCTCGGCCCAGCTGCGATCGGGCTGGGCTCCCGGGCGCTCGGTCAGGTCGACGTGCGCCGCCTGGCCGCTCCGATCCTCAGAAAGCTGCGCGACGACACGAACGAGACGTCGACCTTGTCCGTCCTCGCCGGTCATTCGCGCATCTACGTCGACCAGTACGAGAGCCCGCAGGAGGTCAAGATGGTCGTCGACATCGGCCCGCGGCTCCCGTTGCACTCGGGAGCCTCGAGCCGCTCAATCCTCGCCTTTCTCGGTGCGCAGTTCGTCGCGGAGGCCGTCGAGCAGCTGGCATCAGAGGCGCCGGAGTTCGATGAGAAAGCCTACCGAGACCGTCTCGAGACCGTCCGGGCCGAGGGATATGCCGTCTCCCTCAACGAGCGGAACACGGGCGCCGCGTCGATCGCAGCGCCGTTCTTCGATTCGGCCGGAAACGTGATCGGCTCGATCAGCTCGTCCGGTCCGGTCGCGAGGTATGCGCAGACGCAGAGTGAACACATTCAGCAGGTCGTCGACGCGGCCGCCGCCATCACGGCGCTTCTCGGTGCCTGA
- a CDS encoding CoA ester lyase: protein MNPVRTSPLPRSFLYVPGDRPDLIAKARAGRADALVLDLEDAVSASGKRRARSIVGDALRSRDEGTDGGTDGGRQRAGSSLPELWVRVDSAALGADLEAVTCRQLDGVFLAKCEPDSLDEAGRVLTDLESRRGIAGGSVGIVGLLETAAAVTRILTMAEHPRLRTFGIGEVDLLADLRMRRGPRSAAALDSLRGRVVLDCAAAGCEPPVAPTSTDFRDLGAFSESSRTMLDLGFRSRTAIHPSQIPTIHDVFTPTSEELVAAHDIIDRLGDATGGVTVDAEGRLIDAAVIRSARETLGRADR from the coding sequence ATGAATCCTGTCCGCACCTCTCCCCTGCCGCGCTCCTTCCTGTACGTGCCGGGCGACCGTCCCGACCTGATCGCCAAAGCTCGCGCAGGCAGAGCGGACGCTCTGGTTCTCGACCTGGAAGACGCCGTCTCGGCTTCCGGCAAAAGGCGAGCTCGATCGATCGTCGGCGATGCCCTTCGCTCACGAGACGAAGGCACAGACGGAGGCACAGACGGAGGCCGACAACGCGCAGGCTCATCGCTGCCCGAGCTGTGGGTCCGCGTCGACAGTGCGGCCCTCGGCGCGGACCTCGAAGCCGTGACGTGCCGTCAGCTCGATGGCGTCTTCCTGGCCAAATGCGAGCCGGATTCCCTCGACGAGGCCGGGCGCGTTCTCACCGACCTCGAGAGCCGTCGCGGGATCGCTGGGGGTTCAGTCGGCATCGTCGGCCTGCTCGAGACCGCGGCGGCAGTGACGCGCATCCTGACCATGGCCGAACACCCTCGCCTCCGTACCTTCGGGATCGGCGAAGTAGACCTTCTCGCCGATCTCCGCATGCGTCGCGGGCCACGATCGGCCGCCGCTCTCGATTCCCTCCGCGGACGCGTCGTCCTGGATTGCGCGGCGGCCGGGTGCGAACCTCCGGTGGCTCCGACATCGACCGACTTCCGCGACCTGGGAGCGTTCTCGGAGAGCAGCAGAACGATGCTCGACCTCGGATTCCGTTCGCGGACGGCCATCCATCCCTCGCAGATCCCCACGATCCACGACGTCTTCACGCCGACGAGCGAGGAGCTCGTCGCCGCACACGACATCATCGACCGACTGGGCGACGCGACGGGAGGCGTGACCGTCGACGCCGAGGGGCGTCTCATCGATGCCGCCGTCATCCGATCCGCCCGCGAGACGCTCGGCCGGGCGGATCGGTGA
- a CDS encoding dihydroorotase family protein, whose protein sequence is MSKYDLVITGAKVVRPGAPAPEQLAVAVSDGRFVAIGADVDPGDAAEVVDAGGKYLFPGAVDVHQHWGIYDELSADTASESRASAQGGVTSGITYMRTGAYYMNRTGPYSEVFPDVLEAAQGNAYIDYGFHLAPILKEHIEEIPDIIDDFGVPSFKVFMFYGSHGLHGRSTNQSSFLMIPEDESYDFAHFEFIMRALQKARLDPRFEKDKDHISLSMHCETAEIMRAYTKLVEEEGTLTGLEAYSASRPPHSEGLAITIASYLAYETELPNINLLHLSSRKAIEAAMMMQKTFPHIDFRREVTVGHLLADTSTAANLGGKVNPPLRPREDVEALWDHVLAGDFSWVASDHACCKDEVKFGDPRDDVFLAKSGFGGTEYLLPGMVSEGRKRGLSYNRIAELVAKNPADRYGMTNKGDIAVGFDADFCLLDDEVSYVVHADDSFSEQEYTPFEGFELTAKVTDTYLRGELIFADDAMVGAPRGKYVRRSGN, encoded by the coding sequence ATGTCGAAATACGATCTCGTGATCACGGGCGCCAAAGTGGTGCGTCCTGGAGCTCCGGCCCCGGAGCAACTGGCCGTGGCCGTCTCCGACGGCCGATTCGTCGCGATCGGCGCCGATGTCGATCCCGGCGACGCTGCCGAAGTCGTCGACGCCGGGGGCAAGTATCTCTTTCCCGGTGCGGTCGACGTCCACCAGCACTGGGGCATCTACGACGAGCTCTCGGCCGACACGGCGAGCGAGAGCAGGGCATCCGCTCAGGGTGGCGTGACGAGCGGCATCACGTACATGCGGACCGGCGCATATTACATGAACCGCACCGGCCCCTACAGTGAGGTCTTCCCTGACGTGCTCGAGGCCGCGCAGGGCAACGCGTACATCGACTACGGGTTCCACCTCGCCCCCATCCTCAAAGAGCACATCGAGGAGATCCCCGACATCATCGACGACTTCGGCGTGCCGTCGTTCAAGGTGTTCATGTTCTACGGCAGCCACGGGCTTCACGGGCGCTCGACCAATCAGAGCTCGTTCCTGATGATCCCGGAAGACGAGTCGTACGACTTCGCCCACTTCGAGTTCATCATGCGGGCACTCCAGAAAGCGCGCCTGGATCCCCGGTTCGAAAAGGACAAAGACCACATCTCACTGTCGATGCACTGCGAGACGGCGGAGATCATGCGGGCCTACACCAAGCTCGTCGAAGAGGAGGGCACGTTGACCGGTCTCGAGGCCTACAGCGCATCGAGGCCACCTCACTCGGAGGGGCTCGCGATAACGATCGCCTCGTACCTCGCCTACGAGACGGAGCTTCCGAACATCAACCTGCTTCATCTCAGCAGCCGCAAGGCGATCGAGGCGGCCATGATGATGCAGAAGACGTTCCCGCACATCGACTTCCGCAGGGAGGTCACCGTCGGGCATCTGCTCGCCGACACGAGCACCGCCGCGAACCTCGGTGGCAAGGTCAACCCGCCGCTCCGGCCCCGTGAAGACGTCGAAGCCCTCTGGGACCACGTCTTGGCCGGCGACTTCTCGTGGGTCGCGTCCGATCACGCCTGCTGCAAAGACGAGGTGAAGTTCGGAGACCCGCGAGACGACGTCTTCCTGGCCAAGTCCGGCTTCGGCGGCACCGAGTACCTCCTCCCCGGAATGGTCAGCGAGGGCCGCAAGCGAGGCCTGTCGTACAACCGCATCGCGGAACTCGTGGCGAAGAACCCGGCCGATCGCTACGGCATGACGAACAAGGGCGACATCGCCGTGGGATTCGACGCGGACTTCTGCCTGCTCGACGACGAGGTGTCGTACGTCGTGCACGCGGACGACTCGTTCTCGGAGCAGGAGTACACACCGTTCGAAGGTTTCGAGCTGACCGCCAAGGTCACCGACACCTATCTCAGGGGTGAACTCATCTTCGCCGACGACGCGATGGTCGGCGCTCCTCGCGGAAAGTACGTCAGGCGATCCGGAAACTGA
- a CDS encoding MmgE/PrpD family protein, translating into MTVATMTLSETLAVFAARTGYDDLPEDVVESVKMRVLDTLGICAAAAPLDTSRAARRWASDQGGNPQATAVGVPDKLPASLAAFVNGVLAHSLDYDDTHLPSVLHPSASVIPAALAAAEMHHTDGRTLIRGIAIGLEVCVRLGMAGYDEAAGNSTFFENGQHATSICGAMGGAVAAAIVAGAEHSIVDVLGVAASMASGIIESNRTGGTVKRIHCGWAAHAAVSAVELVRYGLTGPPTVLEGRFGFFQAWLHGNYTPSAITDGLGDNWCVPGIFFKPYPANHFTHAAVDAAAALRRSGIDLDSIDRLVLGVPAPNFPTIGDPIEVKRSPETGYMAQFSGPYAVVAGLLGGGGLEVGLDDYTDALARDPARRSLMQKVDVEIDAECTAIFPREFPATLTAHLSDGTTVTQKVLTTRGGPARPLSFDELNQKFRDNAQRTMNEADAEALTSACRDLDGHQDIGAVLQSMTRIDPI; encoded by the coding sequence ATGACCGTCGCGACGATGACCCTGTCCGAGACCCTGGCCGTCTTCGCCGCGAGGACGGGCTACGACGACCTCCCGGAGGACGTCGTCGAGAGCGTCAAGATGCGGGTTCTCGACACCCTGGGCATCTGTGCCGCCGCAGCGCCCCTCGACACGAGCCGAGCCGCCCGACGGTGGGCCTCCGATCAGGGCGGAAACCCGCAGGCGACCGCGGTGGGCGTGCCAGACAAGCTTCCCGCGAGTCTCGCCGCGTTCGTCAACGGTGTGCTCGCCCACTCGCTCGATTACGACGACACCCACCTGCCCTCGGTGCTGCATCCGAGCGCGAGCGTCATTCCCGCAGCGCTCGCCGCAGCCGAGATGCATCACACCGACGGACGCACGCTCATCCGCGGCATCGCCATCGGACTCGAGGTCTGCGTCCGTCTCGGTATGGCCGGCTACGACGAAGCCGCCGGCAACTCGACGTTCTTCGAGAACGGACAGCACGCGACGTCCATCTGCGGCGCGATGGGAGGTGCGGTCGCAGCGGCGATCGTGGCCGGGGCCGAGCACTCGATCGTCGACGTCCTGGGCGTCGCGGCATCCATGGCGTCCGGGATCATCGAGAGCAACCGCACCGGAGGCACCGTCAAGAGGATCCACTGCGGTTGGGCGGCTCACGCGGCCGTCTCCGCCGTCGAACTCGTCCGCTACGGTCTGACCGGGCCGCCGACCGTCCTCGAGGGCCGGTTCGGCTTCTTCCAGGCGTGGCTGCACGGCAACTACACCCCGTCCGCCATCACGGACGGACTCGGTGACAACTGGTGCGTTCCCGGGATCTTCTTCAAGCCGTATCCCGCGAACCACTTCACCCACGCCGCTGTCGATGCGGCAGCGGCGCTGCGCCGTTCGGGAATCGACCTCGACTCCATCGATCGGCTCGTTCTCGGCGTTCCCGCGCCGAACTTCCCCACGATCGGCGACCCCATCGAGGTCAAGCGTTCGCCGGAGACCGGCTACATGGCGCAGTTCAGCGGACCCTACGCCGTCGTGGCCGGCCTCCTCGGCGGCGGAGGACTCGAGGTCGGGCTCGACGACTACACGGACGCCCTCGCCCGGGATCCTGCTCGTCGATCCCTCATGCAGAAGGTCGACGTCGAGATCGACGCCGAGTGCACTGCGATCTTCCCGCGCGAGTTCCCGGCCACGCTCACAGCGCACCTCTCGGATGGCACCACCGTCACCCAGAAGGTGCTCACCACCCGGGGCGGTCCGGCCCGCCCGCTGTCGTTCGACGAGTTGAACCAGAAGTTCCGCGACAACGCTCAGCGAACCATGAACGAGGCCGACGCAGAAGCACTGACCAGCGCGTGCCGGGATCTCGACGGCCACCAGGACATCGGAGCCGTGCTGCAGTCGATGACCCGTATCGATCCGATCTGA
- a CDS encoding cyclase family protein: MTTSRQRTGDTLLAAVEGGVTTIDLGRQLRVGMPQSPNHPQFWHTLPRRHGDMLRPDGGSAANDMISTGTHVGTHIDALAHVSHDGKLFGGLDAQEAGRGGKYVELGVHTIEPMVRRGILLDVARHLGVDVLEGGYEITAADLEATLSAEAVDLRPGDVVLIRSGWGRRFAEGAPYLGTTTGVPGIGEAGARWLTDRRVHAVGADTIAFERLAPGGGHSLLPAHRVLLVEQGVYIVEALDLEQLGEQRVHEFVFVLVPLNIYGATGSPVRPLAVVSA, translated from the coding sequence ATGACGACATCACGACAGAGAACGGGAGACACCCTCCTCGCGGCGGTCGAGGGTGGTGTGACGACCATCGACCTGGGCCGGCAACTGCGCGTCGGCATGCCGCAGTCGCCGAACCACCCCCAGTTCTGGCACACCCTGCCGCGTCGGCACGGCGACATGTTGCGTCCAGACGGGGGGAGCGCCGCCAACGACATGATCTCCACCGGCACTCACGTCGGCACCCACATCGACGCGCTCGCGCACGTCTCGCACGACGGCAAGCTGTTCGGAGGTCTCGACGCCCAGGAGGCCGGGCGTGGCGGCAAGTACGTCGAGCTCGGCGTCCATACGATCGAGCCCATGGTCCGACGCGGGATCCTGCTCGACGTCGCCCGCCATCTCGGCGTCGACGTCCTCGAGGGCGGATACGAGATCACGGCCGCCGACCTGGAGGCCACGCTCTCCGCCGAGGCTGTCGACCTCCGACCGGGCGACGTCGTCCTGATTCGAAGCGGTTGGGGTCGACGTTTCGCCGAGGGCGCCCCGTACCTCGGGACCACGACGGGAGTGCCCGGGATCGGCGAGGCCGGTGCCCGTTGGCTGACCGATCGAAGAGTCCATGCCGTGGGAGCCGACACCATCGCCTTCGAGCGGCTGGCGCCGGGAGGCGGCCATTCCCTTCTGCCGGCCCACCGCGTGCTCCTGGTCGAGCAGGGCGTCTACATCGTCGAGGCGCTCGATCTCGAGCAACTCGGCGAACAGCGCGTCCACGAGTTCGTGTTCGTGCTCGTGCCCCTCAACATCTACGGTGCGACCGGATCGCCGGTGCGCCCGCTGGCGGTGGTGAGCGCATGA
- a CDS encoding CaiB/BaiF CoA-transferase family protein, whose amino-acid sequence MCRASTAGRCAAPVDVSTNGTGQQVTNSTLPLEGLRVLDVSTILAGPLCCQILGDFGADVIKIEHPTGGDNMRGHGASRDGHSIWWKEVGRNKRTVALRLGSPEAAGVFRRLAGSADVIVENFRPGTLERWGIGPDVLLGDNPGLVIVRLTGFGQTGPYSGRAGFGTLAEAMSGFAELTGEADGPPTLPAFGLADSICGIAASSAALVALRHRDRTGVGQVVDMSILEPIMTAVGPSPTNYQQLGVVEQRHGNRSTNNAPRNTYRTRDGKWVAVSTSAQRIAERVLTLVGHPEVIDEDWFAAGNTRVEHVDLLDRYVGDWIGERTRAEVVAAFEEAGAAIAPVYDSRDVVDDPHIRETRMLVEVDDPDLGPLLQHNVLWRMSRSPGAIRFTGRGIGQDTTEILTEAGLGATEISDLRESGTIA is encoded by the coding sequence GTGTGTCGAGCATCAACAGCCGGTCGTTGTGCAGCGCCGGTCGATGTTTCTACCAACGGAACAGGACAACAGGTGACTAATTCGACGCTTCCCCTCGAGGGGCTCAGAGTCCTCGACGTCTCGACGATCCTCGCGGGGCCGCTCTGCTGTCAGATCCTCGGCGACTTCGGTGCCGACGTCATCAAGATCGAGCATCCGACAGGCGGTGACAACATGCGCGGCCACGGGGCCAGCAGAGACGGTCATTCGATCTGGTGGAAAGAGGTCGGCCGCAACAAGCGGACGGTTGCGCTGCGCCTCGGCTCACCCGAGGCCGCCGGCGTGTTTCGCCGCCTCGCCGGCTCGGCCGACGTGATCGTCGAGAACTTCCGCCCGGGCACGCTCGAGCGCTGGGGCATCGGTCCGGATGTCCTCCTGGGCGACAACCCCGGACTCGTCATCGTGCGTCTGACGGGCTTCGGCCAGACGGGACCGTACTCGGGCCGGGCCGGTTTCGGCACCCTTGCCGAGGCCATGAGCGGCTTCGCGGAGCTCACGGGCGAAGCCGACGGACCTCCGACACTTCCGGCATTCGGCCTGGCTGACAGCATCTGCGGCATCGCGGCGTCTTCCGCCGCTCTGGTCGCCCTCCGGCACCGCGACCGGACCGGCGTCGGTCAGGTCGTCGACATGAGCATCCTCGAACCGATCATGACGGCGGTGGGGCCGTCACCGACGAACTACCAGCAGCTGGGCGTCGTCGAGCAGCGCCACGGCAACCGCTCCACCAACAACGCGCCACGCAACACCTATCGCACCCGCGACGGAAAATGGGTGGCCGTGTCGACGAGCGCGCAGCGGATCGCCGAACGGGTGCTCACGCTCGTGGGGCATCCGGAGGTGATCGACGAAGATTGGTTCGCCGCAGGCAACACCCGCGTCGAGCACGTCGACCTCCTCGATCGCTACGTCGGCGACTGGATCGGCGAGCGGACGAGGGCCGAGGTGGTCGCGGCGTTCGAGGAGGCGGGCGCGGCCATCGCGCCCGTCTACGACTCGCGCGACGTCGTCGACGACCCGCACATCCGCGAGACGCGAATGCTGGTCGAAGTGGACGACCCCGACCTCGGGCCGCTGTTGCAGCACAACGTGCTGTGGCGCATGAGCCGAAGCCCCGGCGCCATCCGCTTCACCGGGCGCGGCATCGGCCAGGACACCACCGAGATCCTCACCGAAGCGGGGCTCGGCGCAACCGAGATCAGCGACCTCAGAGAGAGCGGAACCATCGCATGA
- a CDS encoding MFS transporter → MRTRHFTIAVIIALVLINYIDRSAISYAVVPLTKEFSITPAQYGAISSAFSIGYMVFALISGPLVDRFGPRRILIVGMLVWSVSTALTPLAGGVVGLMIIRIILGIGEAPGFPAATRLASRWLPQKERGIALSLIGGVAVSGSLLIGGPIVTQLIAATTWRGMFWILAVIGLVWVVVAAFFLKDTPNDSKRTTAAERSYIEAGQLEEEHSGRQQKLDWRTLLTNRNLWIVGAGYFAWGFMFWGFLYWLPSYLSATYKLDITSVGAFSVAPWAAGCIGAVLGGIVVDRVYRRTSSIRSRFVIMGIALLLSGASLAPIAFAPPTLGSALTFISLGVGFGFVTGGIWWVVAIDCAPNQPATAAGFADACFGLSGIAAPLIMGFIVQGTGTYTSGFVLMSILAIVGALLLIFVTRKPVTEILAEEQALETTKVA, encoded by the coding sequence ATGCGCACCAGACACTTCACCATCGCGGTCATCATCGCGTTGGTGCTCATCAACTACATCGATCGCAGTGCGATCTCGTACGCCGTCGTGCCGCTGACGAAGGAGTTCTCGATCACGCCGGCCCAGTACGGAGCGATCAGCAGCGCCTTCTCGATCGGCTACATGGTCTTCGCCCTGATCTCCGGGCCGCTCGTCGACCGATTCGGTCCGCGCCGGATCCTGATCGTCGGCATGCTGGTCTGGTCGGTGTCGACCGCTCTCACCCCTCTCGCCGGCGGTGTCGTCGGGTTGATGATCATCCGGATCATTCTCGGGATCGGCGAGGCGCCCGGCTTTCCTGCCGCGACTCGGCTGGCGAGTCGCTGGCTGCCTCAGAAGGAGCGTGGAATCGCGCTGAGCCTCATCGGCGGCGTCGCGGTCTCGGGCAGTCTCCTGATCGGCGGACCGATCGTGACGCAGCTGATCGCGGCAACGACGTGGCGGGGCATGTTCTGGATCCTGGCGGTGATCGGTCTCGTGTGGGTCGTGGTCGCAGCGTTCTTCCTCAAAGACACCCCCAACGACAGCAAGAGGACGACAGCCGCCGAACGGAGCTACATCGAAGCCGGTCAGCTCGAGGAAGAGCACAGCGGCCGACAGCAGAAGCTCGACTGGCGCACGCTCTTGACGAATCGGAACCTCTGGATCGTCGGCGCCGGATACTTCGCGTGGGGCTTCATGTTCTGGGGTTTCCTGTACTGGTTGCCCTCGTACCTCTCGGCCACCTACAAGCTCGACATCACCTCCGTCGGCGCCTTCTCGGTCGCCCCGTGGGCCGCAGGATGCATCGGAGCCGTTCTCGGTGGAATCGTCGTCGACCGGGTCTATCGCCGCACGTCGAGCATTCGCAGTCGCTTCGTGATCATGGGCATTGCGCTTCTGCTGTCGGGGGCATCGCTCGCACCGATCGCGTTCGCACCACCGACGCTCGGCTCGGCCCTGACGTTCATCTCGCTCGGTGTCGGCTTCGGCTTCGTCACCGGCGGCATCTGGTGGGTCGTCGCCATCGACTGCGCGCCGAACCAGCCGGCGACCGCCGCCGGATTCGCCGACGCCTGCTTCGGCCTCTCCGGGATCGCGGCACCACTGATCATGGGATTCATCGTTCAGGGGACGGGAACCTACACCAGCGGATTCGTGCTCATGAGCATCCTGGCGATCGTGGGTGCCCTCCTCCTCATCTTCGTGACCAGGAAGCCCGTCACCGAGATACTGGCCGAAGAACAGGCGCTCGAGACGACAAAGGTGGCGTGA
- a CDS encoding FAD-binding protein: protein MTSSSDDALDLVVAGAGGGLVAALRAAQNGLSVLLVDSNENFSRSNNTSKTTSMIPAAGSRWQSSVGIEDSPTRFVDDVMAKTHGEADRALTEALAEVSAPLVEWMASDLGVPLSLVTDFQYPGHSALRCLTVPGRAGRVLVDSLLTKVRESPLIELLAPARLVDVVTTEGRVRSVVLETARGRREIATKAVLLATNGFGADSGLVHEHLPEIADALYYGSAESTGTALEIGTRLGADTAFLDAYQGHAAVIRSGEALAGWATVMHGGFLVDIDGDRYGNESAGYSEFAAESLERAGGRSWIIIDRTIYEACRDFQSFRDAADSGAVVWGADSDDLAARTGISASGLTTTLSLTRSYAAGDAVDPFGRDFWEAPLRGELAAIAVSPALFHTQGGLRVDKNARVLDSAGVPLQGLYASGGAAMGISGHGAAGYLAGNGLLSAFGLAFLAAQHASAELVTTANGPDPAGSEPLT, encoded by the coding sequence GTGACGAGCAGCTCTGACGACGCACTCGACCTCGTGGTGGCCGGAGCCGGAGGGGGTCTCGTCGCGGCGTTGCGCGCGGCGCAGAACGGGCTGAGCGTCTTGCTCGTCGACTCGAACGAGAACTTCTCGCGCAGCAACAACACCTCGAAGACGACCTCGATGATCCCTGCCGCCGGCTCGCGCTGGCAATCCAGCGTCGGCATCGAGGACTCCCCCACCCGCTTCGTCGACGACGTCATGGCCAAGACGCACGGGGAGGCCGATCGAGCGCTCACCGAGGCTCTCGCCGAGGTCAGCGCGCCCCTCGTCGAATGGATGGCGAGCGATCTCGGGGTGCCCCTGTCGCTCGTGACCGACTTCCAGTATCCGGGCCACTCGGCGCTCCGGTGTCTCACTGTTCCGGGGCGAGCGGGCAGGGTTCTCGTCGATTCGCTTCTGACGAAGGTGCGCGAATCCCCCCTCATCGAGCTGCTCGCGCCGGCCCGTCTCGTCGATGTGGTCACGACCGAGGGCAGAGTCCGATCCGTGGTGCTCGAAACGGCCCGGGGGCGTCGAGAGATCGCGACGAAGGCCGTCCTCCTTGCGACGAACGGATTCGGTGCCGACTCGGGACTCGTGCACGAACATCTTCCCGAGATCGCCGATGCTCTCTACTACGGCAGTGCGGAATCCACAGGCACGGCTCTCGAAATCGGCACCCGCCTCGGCGCCGACACCGCCTTCCTCGACGCCTACCAGGGGCATGCGGCTGTCATCCGCTCCGGCGAGGCGCTGGCCGGGTGGGCGACCGTCATGCACGGCGGGTTCCTCGTCGACATCGATGGCGACCGCTACGGCAACGAGTCGGCGGGGTATTCGGAGTTCGCAGCCGAGTCGCTCGAGCGAGCCGGTGGACGATCCTGGATCATCATCGACCGCACGATCTACGAGGCCTGTCGCGATTTTCAGAGCTTCCGAGACGCCGCCGACTCGGGCGCTGTCGTGTGGGGAGCAGATTCGGACGACCTGGCCGCCCGCACAGGAATCTCGGCCTCGGGCCTCACGACGACCTTGTCGCTCACCCGGTCGTACGCCGCCGGTGACGCCGTGGACCCCTTCGGTCGCGACTTCTGGGAGGCCCCCCTCCGCGGAGAGCTGGCGGCCATCGCCGTGTCGCCCGCGCTCTTCCACACGCAAGGCGGGCTTCGGGTCGACAAGAACGCCCGGGTGCTGGATTCTGCCGGGGTGCCGCTCCAGGGCCTCTATGCGTCGGGCGGGGCCGCCATGGGCATCTCGGGCCACGGCGCAGCCGGATATCTGGCGGGCAACGGCCTCCTCTCGGCGTTCGGGCTGGCTTTCCTCGCCGCCCAGCACGCCTCGGCCGAGCTGGTGACGACGGCGAACGGCCCGGATCCCGCAGGATCCGAGCCGCTCACCTGA